One Thermus sp. CCB_US3_UF1 DNA window includes the following coding sequences:
- a CDS encoding DUF1999 family protein gives MRFRPFSELDLEALNRVAGHRPLSPGAVRHFARTGHSFLAEEGEEPLGFALAQAVWQGEATTVLVVRIEGISQAVLEGLLAAVVKSAYDAGVYEVALHLDPGRRELAEALRAQGFAVGPLVLAVRVLGSRGLRGEARGVLE, from the coding sequence ATGCGCTTCCGCCCCTTTAGCGAACTGGACCTGGAGGCCCTGAACCGGGTGGCGGGCCACCGGCCCCTAAGCCCCGGGGCCGTGCGCCACTTCGCCCGCACCGGCCACTCCTTCCTGGCCGAGGAGGGGGAGGAACCCTTGGGCTTCGCCCTGGCCCAGGCGGTCTGGCAGGGGGAGGCCACCACCGTGCTGGTGGTGCGGATAGAGGGCATCTCCCAAGCGGTGCTGGAAGGCCTCCTGGCCGCGGTAGTGAAAAGCGCCTACGACGCTGGGGTCTACGAGGTGGCCCTCCACCTGGACCCGGGGCGCCGGGAGCTGGCGGAAGCCCTAAGGGCCCAGGGGTTTGCCGTGGGGCCTTTGGTCCTGGCGGTGCGGGTCCTGGGCAGCCGGGGCCTTAGGGGGGAGGCCCGGGGGGTTTTAGAATAG
- a CDS encoding acyl-CoA dehydrogenase family protein yields MLDFYALEDLLTPEEKEVQKAARRFLEKEALPHIRDWWEEGVFPTHLIPRFAELGFLGPTLPPEYGGAGVSSAAYGLIAYELERVDSGLRSFVSVQSSLVMYPIYAYGSEAQKREFLPRLARGELVGCFGLTEPDGGSDPQGNMKTRARREGDTWVLQGSKMWITNGNLAHIAIIWAKDEEGRVLGFIVPTDTPGFQAREVKHKMSLRASVTSELILDGVRVPEALRLPKAEGLKAPLSCLTQARFGIAWGVLGALEAVYREAVEFAKSRSTFGAPIAQKQLVQAKLAEMLAWHTEGLLLAWRLARLKDEGRLTPAQVSLAKRQNVRKALEAARLAREILGGSGITLEYHAIRHMLNLETVYTYEGTHEVHTLVLGREATGLNAF; encoded by the coding sequence ATGCTGGACTTCTACGCCCTGGAAGACCTCCTCACCCCGGAGGAGAAGGAGGTACAAAAGGCCGCCCGCCGCTTCCTGGAAAAGGAAGCCCTGCCCCACATCCGGGACTGGTGGGAGGAGGGGGTCTTCCCCACCCACCTGATCCCCCGCTTCGCCGAGCTGGGCTTCCTAGGCCCCACCCTGCCCCCGGAGTACGGGGGGGCGGGGGTGAGCAGCGCCGCCTACGGCCTCATCGCCTACGAGCTGGAGCGGGTGGACTCGGGCCTGAGGAGCTTTGTCAGCGTGCAAAGCTCCTTGGTCATGTACCCCATCTACGCCTACGGGAGCGAGGCGCAAAAGCGGGAGTTCCTCCCCAGGCTCGCCCGGGGAGAGCTGGTGGGCTGCTTCGGCCTCACCGAGCCCGATGGGGGGTCTGACCCCCAGGGCAACATGAAGACCCGGGCCCGCCGGGAAGGGGATACCTGGGTGCTCCAGGGCAGCAAGATGTGGATCACCAACGGCAACCTGGCCCATATCGCCATCATCTGGGCCAAGGACGAGGAGGGGCGGGTCCTGGGGTTCATCGTGCCCACGGACACCCCGGGCTTCCAGGCCCGGGAGGTGAAGCACAAGATGAGCCTCCGGGCCTCGGTGACCAGCGAGCTGATCCTGGATGGGGTGCGGGTACCCGAGGCCCTGCGCCTGCCCAAGGCGGAAGGCCTCAAAGCCCCCCTTTCCTGCCTCACCCAGGCCCGCTTCGGCATCGCCTGGGGGGTCTTGGGGGCCTTGGAGGCGGTCTACCGGGAAGCGGTGGAGTTCGCCAAAAGCCGCTCCACCTTTGGCGCGCCCATCGCGCAAAAGCAGCTGGTGCAGGCCAAGCTGGCGGAGATGCTCGCCTGGCACACGGAGGGGCTTCTCCTGGCCTGGCGGCTGGCCCGGCTCAAGGACGAGGGGAGGCTCACCCCGGCCCAGGTCTCCCTGGCCAAGCGGCAGAACGTCAGGAAGGCCCTCGAGGCCGCCCGGCTGGCCCGGGAGATCCTGGGGGGAAGCGGCATCACCCTGGAGTACCACGCCATCCGGCACATGCTCAACCTGGAAACCGTCTACACCTATGAGGGCACCCACGAGGTCCACACCCTGGTCCTAGGCCGGGAGGCCACGGGGCTGAACGCCTTCTGA
- the holA gene encoding DNA polymerase III subunit delta — MVIAFTGDPFLAREALLEEARLRGLSRFTEPTPEALAEALTPGLFGGAGAMLDLREVGEGEWKALKPLLEGVPEGVPVLLLDPRPTPARAAFYRGRERRDFPTPRGKDLLRHLEGRAKRLGLKLPAGVVQYLASLEGDLEALERELEKLALLAPPLTLEKVERVVALRPPVTGFDLVRAALEGNAPEALRRLQRLKEEGEEPLKLLGAFAWQVALLARAWMLLGETPRPKEEDLARLEAHPYAARRALEMARGLGKEGLRQALDTLIAAERRAKEGKDPWLALEGAVLALAGLSLTRGSGPG; from the coding sequence ATGGTCATCGCCTTCACCGGCGACCCCTTTTTGGCCCGGGAGGCCCTCCTGGAGGAGGCCCGGCTCCGCGGGCTTTCCCGCTTCACCGAGCCCACCCCGGAGGCCCTGGCCGAGGCCCTCACCCCGGGGCTTTTCGGCGGGGCGGGGGCCATGCTGGACCTGAGGGAGGTGGGGGAAGGGGAGTGGAAGGCCCTGAAGCCCCTCCTGGAAGGGGTGCCGGAAGGGGTGCCCGTCCTCCTCCTGGACCCCAGGCCTACCCCTGCCCGGGCGGCCTTCTACCGGGGAAGGGAGCGGCGGGACTTCCCTACCCCCAGGGGCAAGGACCTCCTGCGCCACCTGGAGGGCCGGGCCAAGCGGCTTGGGCTTAAGCTGCCCGCGGGGGTGGTGCAGTACCTGGCCTCCCTGGAGGGGGACCTCGAGGCCCTGGAGCGGGAGCTGGAGAAGCTGGCCCTCCTCGCCCCTCCCCTCACCCTGGAGAAGGTGGAAAGGGTGGTGGCCCTAAGGCCCCCAGTGACGGGGTTTGACCTGGTGCGGGCCGCGCTGGAGGGGAACGCCCCCGAGGCCCTGCGCCGCCTCCAGCGCCTCAAGGAGGAGGGGGAGGAGCCCCTTAAGCTCCTTGGGGCCTTCGCCTGGCAGGTTGCCCTCCTGGCCCGGGCCTGGATGCTCCTGGGGGAAACCCCCAGGCCCAAGGAGGAGGACCTGGCCCGCCTCGAGGCCCACCCCTACGCCGCCAGGCGGGCCCTGGAGATGGCCCGGGGGCTGGGGAAGGAGGGGCTCCGCCAGGCCCTGGACACCCTGATCGCCGCCGAAAGGCGGGCCAAGGAGGGAAAGGACCCCTGGCTGGCCCTGGAAGGGGCGGTCCTGGCCCTGGCCGGCCTGTCCTTGACCCGCGGGTCAGGGCCTGGGTAG
- a CDS encoding TldD/PmbA family protein: MLPTAGVEGVLARALKGGADFAEVYAERSRKRRMSVRSGRLEEAISGLDYGVGIRLFFGTEVVYAYTNDLTEAGLQEALETLLRAKGTLGKVDARGQGGLDFRRRAPQGLHTPKVPLGEKDKRFRLERLLEAEAGARLAPEIKEVEASLLEWEQEVLIANTEGTWAEEKRVRTRLYVLAVAQDGAEVQTGMSAPGKSVGLELFELYPPKEVGAKAARQALTNLRAKPAPAGTMPVVVGPGFGGVIFHEALGHLLETTSVAKKASVLADRLGEAIASPVVTYIDDGTLPHAWGSSEVDDEGRPTERTVLIEKGVLRAYMVDRLGHLLTGYPLTGSGRRQDYTYAPTSRMRNTFLAPGESEVEDLFSGIEFGLYAKEMGGGQVKPGSGEYNFAVQEGYIIRKGRLEEPVRGAMLVGKGPETLKRVVAVAKDWENAPGMCGSLSGAVPVEVGQPHILVSELVVGGRA; encoded by the coding sequence ATGCTCCCAACCGCAGGGGTGGAGGGGGTGCTGGCGCGGGCCCTGAAGGGCGGGGCTGACTTCGCCGAGGTCTACGCCGAGCGCTCCCGAAAGCGTCGGATGTCGGTCCGCTCCGGGAGGCTGGAGGAGGCCATCTCCGGCCTGGACTACGGGGTGGGGATCCGGCTTTTCTTCGGCACCGAGGTGGTCTACGCCTACACCAACGACCTCACGGAAGCGGGCCTGCAGGAGGCCCTGGAAACCCTCCTCAGGGCCAAGGGAACCCTGGGAAAGGTGGACGCCCGGGGCCAAGGGGGCCTGGACTTCCGCCGGCGCGCCCCCCAGGGCCTCCACACCCCCAAGGTGCCCCTAGGGGAGAAGGACAAGCGCTTCCGCCTGGAAAGGCTCTTGGAGGCCGAGGCCGGGGCCCGGCTGGCCCCGGAGATCAAGGAGGTGGAGGCGAGCCTCCTGGAGTGGGAGCAGGAGGTCCTCATCGCCAACACCGAGGGCACCTGGGCTGAAGAGAAGCGGGTCCGCACCCGGCTCTACGTGCTGGCCGTGGCCCAGGACGGGGCCGAGGTGCAGACCGGGATGAGCGCCCCGGGGAAGAGCGTGGGCCTGGAGCTCTTCGAGCTCTATCCGCCCAAGGAGGTGGGGGCCAAGGCCGCCCGCCAGGCCCTCACCAACCTGCGGGCCAAGCCTGCCCCGGCGGGCACCATGCCGGTGGTGGTGGGCCCCGGTTTCGGCGGGGTGATCTTCCACGAGGCCCTGGGCCATCTCCTGGAGACCACCAGCGTGGCCAAGAAGGCCAGCGTCCTCGCCGATCGGCTGGGGGAGGCCATCGCCAGCCCCGTGGTCACCTACATCGACGACGGCACCCTGCCCCACGCCTGGGGCTCCAGCGAGGTGGACGACGAGGGCCGGCCCACGGAGCGCACGGTGCTCATTGAAAAAGGGGTCCTCAGGGCCTACATGGTGGACCGCCTGGGCCACCTCCTCACGGGCTACCCCCTGACGGGCTCGGGCCGGAGGCAGGACTACACCTACGCCCCCACCTCCCGCATGCGCAACACCTTCCTGGCCCCTGGGGAGAGCGAGGTGGAGGACCTCTTCTCCGGGATCGAGTTCGGCCTCTACGCCAAGGAGATGGGGGGCGGCCAGGTGAAGCCGGGCTCGGGGGAGTACAACTTCGCCGTGCAGGAGGGCTACATCATCCGCAAGGGGCGTCTAGAGGAGCCCGTACGCGGGGCCATGCTGGTGGGCAAGGGGCCGGAAACCTTGAAGCGGGTGGTGGCCGTGGCCAAGGACTGGGAGAACGCCCCCGGCATGTGCGGCAGCCTCTCGGGGGCGGTGCCGGTGGAGGTGGGCCAGCCCCACATCCTGGTATCCGAGCTGGTGGTGGGAGGGCGGGCATGA
- a CDS encoding TldD/PmbA family protein has translation MTLEEAKAYLLRRAREMGLSAEVLFQEERELSLRAQQGVLEEIKEARQGGLGLRVVAEGRVGYAYTEELSQEALEWALAEARENALLSGKEGFLPEGKPLGHHDLLGEGLSAPLEAKKEAALELERALRSDPRTQSVMMAGYLEREARVALASTQGAEGGFRTGLAALGGSFVLKEGESLKQGWDFRPAKEFHALDPGRTALELREKTARLLGARPLRTGRYRAYLEPRAMAGLLRVFAEALSGKNALEGKSRLLGRLGEQVASAWVTLVDDPTLEKGLASRPFDAEGTPARPVTLIERGVFRSFLHNSETARALGQANTGHAFRRYRSTLDVAPSNLYLLPVGNLKLERGVLIAEFMGLHAGANPVSLDFSLQALGLWVEEGEVRHAVENFAVSGNLLELFQAIEALGEDLDWELMGSAYGSPTVAVAELSFAGA, from the coding sequence ATGACCCTGGAGGAAGCCAAAGCCTACCTCTTAAGGCGGGCGCGGGAGATGGGCCTTTCGGCGGAGGTCCTCTTCCAGGAGGAACGGGAGCTTTCCCTGAGGGCCCAGCAAGGGGTCCTGGAGGAGATCAAGGAGGCCCGGCAGGGGGGCCTGGGCCTGCGGGTGGTGGCCGAGGGCCGGGTGGGCTACGCCTACACCGAGGAGCTCTCCCAGGAAGCCCTGGAGTGGGCCCTGGCCGAGGCCCGGGAAAACGCCCTCCTTTCCGGGAAGGAGGGCTTCCTCCCCGAGGGGAAGCCCTTGGGGCACCACGACCTCCTGGGCGAGGGGCTTTCCGCTCCCCTCGAGGCCAAGAAGGAAGCGGCCCTGGAACTGGAAAGGGCCCTCCGCAGCGATCCCCGCACCCAAAGCGTGATGATGGCCGGCTACCTGGAACGGGAGGCCCGGGTGGCCCTGGCCAGCACCCAGGGGGCCGAGGGGGGCTTCCGCACCGGCCTGGCCGCCCTGGGGGGAAGCTTCGTCCTGAAGGAGGGGGAAAGCCTTAAGCAGGGCTGGGACTTCAGGCCGGCCAAGGAGTTCCACGCCTTAGACCCCGGGCGCACCGCCTTGGAGCTGCGGGAGAAGACCGCGAGGCTCCTCGGGGCTAGGCCCCTGAGGACGGGACGGTACCGGGCCTACCTGGAGCCTAGGGCCATGGCGGGCCTCCTCCGGGTCTTCGCCGAGGCCCTTTCCGGCAAAAACGCCCTGGAGGGGAAAAGCCGCCTCCTGGGGCGGCTTGGGGAGCAGGTGGCCTCGGCGTGGGTAACCCTGGTGGACGACCCCACCCTGGAGAAGGGCCTGGCCTCCCGCCCCTTTGACGCCGAGGGCACCCCGGCCCGGCCCGTGACCCTCATTGAGCGGGGGGTCTTCCGGAGCTTCCTCCACAACAGCGAAACCGCCCGGGCCCTGGGGCAGGCCAACACCGGCCACGCCTTCCGCCGCTACCGCTCCACCCTGGACGTGGCCCCCAGCAACCTCTACCTCCTGCCCGTGGGCAACCTAAAGCTGGAAAGGGGCGTCCTCATCGCCGAGTTCATGGGCCTCCACGCCGGGGCCAACCCCGTGAGCCTGGACTTCTCCCTCCAGGCCCTGGGGCTTTGGGTGGAGGAGGGGGAGGTGCGCCATGCGGTGGAGAACTTCGCCGTAAGCGGCAACCTCCTGGAGTTATTCCAGGCCATTGAGGCCCTGGGGGAGGATCTGGACTGGGAGCTCATGGGTTCCGCCTATGGGAGCCCCACCGTGGCGGTGGCCGAGCTCTCCTTTGCCGGGGCATGA
- a CDS encoding D-glycerate dehydrogenase yields MRVLVTRTLPGNALDRLRERGLEVEVHQGLFLPREELLRKVQGVVGLIPTVEDRVDAEVMDRAGPGLRVIACYSVGVDHVDLEAAKARGIRVTHTPGVLTEATADLTLALLLAVARRLVEGVEHAREGRWQAWHPELLLGLDLGGLTLGIVGMGRIGQAVAQRAQAFGMRVVYHSRTPKPLPYPHLALEALLAQADVVSLHAPLTPETHRLMNRERLFAMKPGSILLNTARGGLVDTEALVEALEGHLFGAGLDVTDPEPLPPGHPLYALKNAVITPHLGSAGRRTRERMAAMAVDNLLAVLEGQEPPNPVV; encoded by the coding sequence ATGAGGGTCCTCGTCACCCGCACCCTTCCGGGAAATGCCCTAGATAGGCTTCGGGAAAGGGGCCTCGAGGTGGAGGTCCACCAAGGCCTTTTCCTCCCCCGGGAGGAGCTTTTGCGCAAGGTCCAGGGGGTGGTGGGCCTCATCCCCACGGTGGAGGACCGCGTGGACGCCGAGGTCATGGACCGGGCGGGGCCGGGCCTCCGGGTGATCGCCTGCTACAGCGTGGGGGTGGACCACGTGGACCTGGAGGCGGCCAAGGCCCGGGGCATCCGGGTCACCCACACCCCCGGGGTCCTCACCGAGGCCACGGCCGACCTCACCCTGGCCCTCCTCCTGGCCGTGGCCCGCCGGCTGGTGGAAGGGGTGGAGCACGCCCGGGAGGGGCGCTGGCAGGCCTGGCACCCCGAGCTCCTCCTGGGGCTGGACCTGGGGGGGCTGACCTTGGGGATCGTGGGCATGGGCCGGATCGGCCAGGCCGTGGCCCAGAGGGCCCAGGCCTTCGGGATGCGGGTGGTCTACCACAGCCGCACCCCCAAGCCCCTCCCCTACCCCCACCTGGCCCTCGAGGCCCTCCTGGCCCAGGCGGATGTGGTGAGCCTCCACGCCCCTCTCACCCCGGAAACCCATAGGCTCATGAACCGGGAGCGCCTCTTCGCCATGAAGCCGGGGAGCATCCTCCTCAACACCGCCCGAGGGGGGCTGGTGGACACCGAGGCCCTGGTGGAGGCCCTCGAGGGCCACCTCTTTGGGGCCGGCTTGGACGTAACCGACCCCGAGCCCCTTCCCCCAGGCCACCCCCTCTACGCCCTGAAGAACGCGGTGATCACCCCCCACCTGGGCTCGGCGGGCAGGCGGACCCGGGAGCGCATGGCCGCCATGGCGGTGGACAACCTGCTGGCCGTCCTGGAAGGCCAAGAGCCGCCCAACCCGGTAGTATAG
- a CDS encoding sulfite exporter TauE/SafE family protein: protein MSLLIGFLGGAFGGLVGLGGGTVMIPLMVGVLRLSQHKAHGTSLVAVFFTGLVGALTYGLQGSLDAKAAFFLALTAVLTARLGARYAHSLPERSLKRAFGWFLVGVSLLLLLRPYLAPLGLVRGEVLKDLTLLLAGGFTGFLSGMMGVGGGTVMVPAMVLLLGIPQHTAQGTSLLAMVPASLMGAYTHLRLGNVDTALAPGLVPGVLVGTFLGGEVAHFLPEGALRVVFAAVLLWTGWRYLRPTAGKK, encoded by the coding sequence ATGAGCCTCCTCATCGGCTTCCTCGGCGGGGCCTTCGGCGGGCTGGTGGGCCTGGGCGGGGGCACGGTGATGATCCCCCTCATGGTGGGGGTGCTCCGGCTTTCCCAGCACAAGGCCCACGGCACCAGCCTGGTGGCGGTCTTCTTCACCGGCCTGGTGGGGGCCCTCACCTATGGCCTGCAGGGTTCCTTGGACGCCAAGGCCGCCTTCTTCCTGGCCCTCACCGCCGTCCTCACCGCCCGCCTGGGGGCCCGCTACGCCCACTCCCTCCCCGAAAGGAGCCTGAAGCGGGCCTTCGGCTGGTTTCTGGTGGGGGTGAGCCTCCTCCTCCTCCTTCGGCCCTACCTGGCCCCCCTGGGCCTGGTGCGGGGCGAGGTCCTGAAAGACCTCACCCTCCTCCTGGCTGGGGGCTTCACCGGCTTCCTCTCGGGAATGATGGGGGTGGGTGGGGGAACGGTCATGGTGCCGGCCATGGTCCTGCTCCTGGGCATCCCCCAGCACACGGCTCAGGGGACGAGCCTTCTCGCCATGGTGCCCGCCAGCCTCATGGGGGCTTACACCCACCTGCGCCTGGGCAACGTGGACACCGCCTTGGCCCCCGGCCTGGTCCCCGGGGTCTTGGTGGGCACCTTCTTGGGAGGGGAGGTGGCCCATTTCCTCCCCGAGGGGGCCTTGAGGGTGGTCTTCGCCGCGGTCCTCCTCTGGACGGGGTGGCGGTACCTGCGCCCCACAGCCGGGAAAAAGTGA
- a CDS encoding SPW repeat protein: MTRWQDWVNLVLGVWLILSPWLLGFSGTAAAMWNAVILGVAVGLMALLHLRGGPMWEEWLNVLLGVWLILSPWLLGFSGLTNATWNAILVGILVGALALSVARERPKAT, encoded by the coding sequence ATGACCCGTTGGCAGGACTGGGTGAACCTTGTCCTGGGGGTATGGCTCATCCTCTCCCCGTGGCTCCTGGGCTTCAGCGGCACCGCGGCAGCCATGTGGAACGCGGTGATCCTAGGGGTGGCCGTGGGGCTCATGGCCCTCCTGCACCTCCGGGGCGGTCCCATGTGGGAGGAGTGGCTCAATGTCCTCCTGGGGGTGTGGCTCATCCTGTCCCCATGGCTCCTGGGGTTCAGCGGGCTGACGAACGCCACGTGGAACGCCATCCTCGTGGGCATCCTGGTGGGTGCCCTAGCCCTTAGCGTGGCCCGGGAGAGGCCCAAGGCCACCTGA
- the pyrR gene encoding bifunctional pyr operon transcriptional regulator/uracil phosphoribosyltransferase PyrR — MRFKAELLNAEEMRRALYRIAHEVVEANKGTEGLVLVGIHTRGIPLAGRIARYIREFEGREVPVGILDITLYRDDLSEIGLRPQVRETRIPLDLTGKAVVLVDDVLYTGRTARAALDALMDLGRPKRIYLAVLVDRGHRELPIRADFVGKNVPTARNEVVKVKVQEVDGEDRVELWEREGA; from the coding sequence GTGCGCTTTAAGGCGGAGCTCTTGAACGCCGAGGAGATGCGCCGGGCCCTCTACCGCATCGCCCACGAGGTGGTGGAGGCCAACAAGGGCACGGAGGGGCTGGTCCTGGTGGGGATCCATACCCGGGGCATCCCCCTGGCGGGGCGCATCGCCCGCTACATCCGGGAGTTTGAGGGGCGGGAGGTGCCGGTGGGGATCCTGGACATCACCCTCTACCGGGACGACCTTTCCGAGATCGGCCTGAGGCCCCAGGTACGGGAAACCCGCATCCCCTTGGACCTCACAGGGAAGGCCGTGGTCCTGGTGGACGATGTCCTCTACACGGGGCGCACCGCCCGGGCCGCCCTGGATGCCCTCATGGACCTGGGCCGCCCCAAGCGCATCTACCTGGCGGTGCTCGTGGACCGGGGGCACCGGGAGCTTCCCATCCGGGCGGACTTCGTGGGCAAGAACGTGCCCACCGCCAGAAACGAGGTGGTGAAGGTCAAGGTGCAGGAGGTGGACGGGGAGGACCGGGTGGAGCTTTGGGAAAGGGAGGGGGCATGA
- a CDS encoding aspartate carbamoyltransferase catalytic subunit has translation MRHLLDFGGWTRQEVESLLDTAKVMAEVLQRPVKKVPALQGFTVATVFFEPSTRTRLSFELAARRMSADVVSFTAQTSSLQKGESYKDTLLTLEAMGVDAYVIRADAAGVPHQATRWVKGVVVNGGDGRRAHPTQALLDAYTLLEALGSLEGKKIAIVGDILHSRVARSNAELLPLLGAEVWCAGPPSLLPQALPGARLTPSLEEALAEADAVMVLRLQRERMEAGLVNLQDYIAHYQVTEARLRRAKPQAPLLHPGPMNRDVELEGTLADSERSLVARQVQNGVAVRMAVLYHLLVGKERA, from the coding sequence ATGAGGCACCTCTTGGACTTCGGGGGATGGACGCGGCAGGAGGTGGAAAGCCTCCTGGACACGGCCAAGGTGATGGCCGAGGTGCTCCAGCGCCCGGTGAAGAAGGTGCCCGCCCTCCAGGGCTTCACCGTAGCCACGGTCTTCTTTGAGCCCTCCACCCGCACCCGCCTCTCCTTTGAGCTGGCGGCCCGGCGGATGTCCGCGGACGTGGTCTCCTTCACCGCCCAGACCAGCAGCCTGCAAAAGGGGGAAAGCTACAAGGATACCCTGCTGACCCTCGAGGCCATGGGGGTGGACGCCTACGTGATCCGGGCCGACGCCGCCGGGGTGCCCCACCAGGCCACCCGCTGGGTGAAGGGGGTGGTGGTGAACGGGGGGGATGGGCGCCGGGCCCACCCCACCCAGGCCCTCCTGGACGCCTACACCTTGCTGGAGGCCCTGGGGAGCTTGGAGGGCAAAAAGATCGCCATCGTGGGGGATATCCTCCACTCCCGGGTGGCCCGCTCCAACGCCGAACTCCTCCCCCTCCTGGGGGCGGAGGTCTGGTGCGCCGGCCCCCCCAGCCTCCTGCCCCAGGCCCTGCCCGGGGCGCGGCTTACCCCCAGCCTGGAAGAGGCCCTGGCCGAGGCGGACGCCGTGATGGTGCTCAGGCTGCAAAGGGAGCGGATGGAAGCCGGCCTGGTGAACCTCCAGGACTACATCGCCCACTACCAGGTCACCGAGGCCCGCCTGCGCCGGGCCAAGCCCCAAGCCCCCCTCCTCCACCCGGGCCCCATGAACCGGGACGTGGAGCTGGAGGGCACCCTGGCGGACTCGGAAAGGAGCCTGGTGGCGCGGCAGGTACAAAACGGCGTGGCCGTGCGCATGGCCGTGCTCTATCACCTCTTGGTGGGAAAGGAGCGGGCATGA
- a CDS encoding dihydroorotase, giving the protein MILIKNVRLVDALGERGPADVLIGEGRILSLEGGDAPQVVEGRGLFLAPGFLDLHAHLREPGEEVKEDLATGLQAAVRGGYTDLVSMPNTKPPVDTPEAVGALKEKAARLGLARLHPAAALTQGQEGLRLTEAGLLKAAGAALLTDDGRTNEDAGVLALGLIQAAPLGLPVAVHAEDASLRRGGVMNDGRLADLLGLPGNPPEAEAARIARDLEVLRYALRRSPVPPRLHVQHLSTRRGLELLREAKRAGLPVTAEATPHHLTLTEEGLRGFDPLFKVAPPLRTQEDREALLEGLLDGTLDAIATDHAPHTLAEKEQDLLRAPFGIPSLEVAFPLLYTELHQKRGLPLPRLVALFTDGPRKVLGLPPLHLVEGAEASLVLLSPQERPVDPSRFASKARFSPWAGALLGGWPVLTLVAGRVVHQALEP; this is encoded by the coding sequence ATGATCCTCATCAAGAACGTTCGCCTGGTGGACGCCCTAGGGGAACGGGGGCCTGCGGATGTCCTCATCGGGGAAGGCCGGATCCTCTCCTTGGAAGGGGGGGATGCCCCGCAGGTGGTGGAGGGCCGGGGGCTCTTCCTGGCCCCGGGGTTTTTGGACCTCCACGCCCACCTGCGGGAGCCGGGGGAGGAGGTGAAGGAGGACCTGGCCACGGGGCTTCAGGCCGCGGTCCGGGGCGGGTACACCGACCTCGTTTCCATGCCCAACACCAAGCCCCCCGTGGACACCCCGGAGGCGGTAGGGGCCCTTAAGGAGAAAGCGGCCCGCCTGGGCCTGGCCCGGCTCCACCCCGCAGCCGCCCTGACCCAGGGCCAGGAAGGCCTCCGCCTCACCGAGGCCGGCCTGCTAAAGGCCGCGGGGGCGGCCCTCCTCACCGACGATGGCCGGACCAACGAGGACGCGGGGGTACTGGCCCTAGGGCTCATCCAGGCCGCCCCCTTGGGCCTGCCCGTGGCGGTGCACGCCGAGGACGCCTCCTTGCGCCGGGGCGGGGTGATGAACGACGGGAGGTTGGCCGACCTCCTGGGCCTGCCGGGGAACCCCCCGGAGGCCGAGGCCGCCCGCATTGCCCGGGACCTCGAGGTCCTCCGCTACGCCCTGCGCCGCTCCCCGGTACCCCCCCGCCTCCACGTCCAGCACCTCTCCACCCGGCGGGGGCTGGAGCTCTTGCGGGAGGCCAAGCGGGCCGGGCTTCCCGTGACCGCCGAGGCCACCCCCCACCACCTCACCCTCACGGAAGAGGGCCTCCGTGGGTTCGATCCCCTTTTCAAGGTGGCCCCGCCCCTGCGCACCCAAGAAGACCGGGAAGCCCTCCTGGAGGGGCTTCTGGACGGTACCCTGGACGCCATCGCCACCGACCACGCCCCCCACACCCTGGCGGAAAAGGAGCAGGACCTTCTCCGGGCCCCCTTCGGCATCCCCAGCCTCGAGGTGGCCTTCCCCCTCCTCTACACCGAGCTCCACCAGAAGCGCGGCCTTCCCCTACCCCGGCTGGTGGCCCTCTTCACCGACGGGCCCCGGAAGGTCCTGGGCCTTCCCCCCCTGCACCTGGTGGAAGGGGCTGAGGCCAGCCTGGTCCTCCTCTCCCCCCAGGAAAGGCCCGTGGACCCCTCCCGCTTCGCCTCCAAGGCCCGCTTCTCCCCCTGGGCGGGGGCCCTCCTCGGGGGCTGGCCGGTGCTCACCCTGGTGGCGGGCCGGGTGGTGCACCAAGCCCTCGAGCCTTAA
- a CDS encoding Uma2 family endonuclease — protein MLKKLLEADQLGLRLEWVGGLPLWEAQPTYRHQKAVDRIRASIRPQEGSGCPCIHVADVYIRFPDGSYKRPDIALFCQEPQELDEAITLLPEAVVEVVSQGYEAKDLEISPRFYLTQGVKDVVVFDPHTLLVLHLRQDRAWRGVSPAELSLLCGCTLTV, from the coding sequence GTGCTGAAGAAGCTTTTGGAGGCAGACCAGCTGGGGCTGCGCCTGGAGTGGGTGGGCGGCCTCCCCTTGTGGGAGGCCCAGCCCACCTACCGCCACCAGAAGGCCGTGGACCGCATCCGGGCCAGCATCCGCCCCCAGGAAGGGTCGGGGTGCCCCTGCATCCACGTGGCCGATGTGTACATCCGCTTCCCCGATGGCTCCTACAAGCGGCCAGACATCGCCCTCTTCTGCCAGGAACCCCAGGAGCTGGACGAGGCCATCACCCTCCTGCCCGAGGCCGTGGTGGAGGTGGTAAGCCAGGGGTACGAGGCCAAGGACCTGGAGATCTCCCCCCGGTTTTACCTGACCCAGGGGGTGAAGGACGTGGTGGTCTTTGACCCCCATACCCTCCTGGTCCTCCACCTGCGCCAAGACCGGGCCTGGCGGGGGGTTTCCCCCGCGGAGCTCTCCCTCCTTTGCGGCTGCACCCTCACGGTCTAG